The following coding sequences lie in one Oceanicola sp. 502str15 genomic window:
- a CDS encoding peroxiredoxin, producing MKTGMKLPTVTFHTRVRDEAIGGPNPFRWEDKTTEDYFGGKRVVLFSLPGAFTPTCSTYQLPGFENGFADFAEQGVDAIYCMSVNDSFVMNQWAKAQDLKNVGVIPDGSGEFTRRMGMLVRKDNLGFGLRSWRYAAVVRDGVVEAWFEEPGLCDNHGEDPYGVSSPETVLTWLKEANAAVAA from the coding sequence ATGAAAACCGGAATGAAACTCCCCACTGTCACCTTCCACACCCGGGTGCGCGACGAGGCCATCGGCGGCCCCAACCCGTTCCGCTGGGAAGACAAGACCACCGAGGATTACTTTGGCGGCAAGCGGGTTGTGCTGTTTTCGCTGCCCGGTGCCTTCACCCCGACCTGCTCCACCTACCAGCTGCCCGGTTTCGAGAACGGCTTTGCCGATTTCGCCGAGCAGGGTGTGGATGCGATCTATTGCATGAGCGTCAACGACAGCTTCGTGATGAACCAGTGGGCCAAGGCGCAGGACTTGAAGAACGTGGGCGTGATCCCTGACGGATCGGGCGAGTTTACCCGCCGGATGGGGATGCTGGTGCGCAAGGACAACCTCGGCTTCGGGCTGCGCTCCTGGCGCTATGCCGCCGTGGTGAGGGACGGCGTGGTGGAAGCCTGGTTCGAGGAGCCGGGGCTGTGCGACAACCATGGGGAAGACCCCTATGGCGTGTCGTCTCCCGAGACGGTGCTGACCTGGCTGAAAGAGGCCAACGCGGCGGTGGCTGCCTAA
- a CDS encoding GNAT family N-acetyltransferase, which produces MRELTKGRYRVRLAGEDDLPAIFALRGEVFRGDAGAADADAFDARAMHVLVEDLAQGRLACCFRLLSQSGGAEIASGYTAQFYDTAPLAGYEGRMLEMGRFCIHPGFRGDPHVLRTAWVGMTDYIDTHDVRLLFGCSSFHGTDPAVHIDALTLLKQRHVAPPRWRPAIKSAQVHRFADLPAHAPDKRRAQLQMPPLLRSFLMLGGWVSDHAVVDDDLGTLHVFTGLEIAAIPQNRAAAFRATV; this is translated from the coding sequence ATGCGCGAGCTGACAAAGGGCCGTTACCGGGTGCGCCTGGCCGGGGAAGATGACCTCCCGGCCATCTTCGCCCTGCGCGGCGAGGTGTTTCGCGGCGATGCGGGCGCCGCCGACGCCGATGCCTTCGATGCCCGCGCCATGCATGTTCTGGTCGAGGATCTGGCGCAGGGACGGCTGGCCTGCTGCTTCCGCCTGCTGTCGCAATCCGGCGGCGCCGAAATCGCCAGCGGCTACACCGCCCAATTCTACGACACCGCGCCCCTTGCCGGCTACGAGGGCCGGATGCTCGAAATGGGCCGATTCTGCATCCACCCCGGCTTTCGCGGCGACCCCCACGTGCTGCGCACCGCCTGGGTCGGCATGACCGACTACATCGACACCCACGATGTGCGCCTGCTCTTCGGCTGCTCCTCCTTCCACGGCACCGACCCGGCAGTCCATATCGACGCGCTCACCCTGCTGAAACAGCGCCATGTCGCGCCGCCCCGCTGGCGCCCCGCGATCAAATCCGCGCAGGTCCACCGCTTCGCCGATCTCCCCGCCCACGCGCCCGACAAGCGCCGCGCCCAACTCCAGATGCCGCCGCTCCTGCGCAGCTTCCTCATGCTCGGCGGCTGGGTCTCCGACCATGCGGTGGTCGATGACGACCTCGGCACGCTTCATGTCTTCACCGGGCTCGAGATCGCCGCCATCCCGCAAAACCGCGCCGCCGCCTTTCGCGCCACCGTCTGA
- the msrB gene encoding peptide-methionine (R)-S-oxide reductase MsrB: MAEIEKSDEEWRAQLGELAYKVTRKHGTERAFSHDNFPKEPGRFRCVCCGAALFDQAQKFDSGTGWPSFWAPIEGAEVGESVDRKFFMTRTEVHCERCAAHLGHVFPDGPEPTGLRYCLNGVALEFEPEE, from the coding sequence ATGGCCGAGATCGAGAAATCCGATGAGGAATGGCGGGCGCAGCTTGGGGAGCTGGCCTACAAGGTGACGCGCAAGCATGGCACCGAGCGGGCCTTTAGCCACGATAATTTTCCCAAGGAGCCGGGGCGGTTTCGCTGCGTCTGCTGCGGGGCGGCGCTGTTCGACCAGGCGCAGAAGTTCGACAGCGGCACCGGGTGGCCGAGTTTCTGGGCCCCGATCGAGGGGGCCGAGGTGGGCGAGAGCGTGGATCGGAAGTTTTTCATGACCCGCACCGAGGTGCATTGCGAGCGCTGCGCGGCGCATCTGGGGCATGTGTTTCCCGACGGGCCGGAGCCGACGGGGTTGCGCTATTGCCTGAACGGCGTGGCGCTGGAGTTCGAGCCGGAGGAGTGA
- a CDS encoding outer membrane protein assembly factor BamE — translation MLLALVLSMAACSARMRNHGYTPSDADLAQIQVGVDTRESVIEAVGSPAGYGVLRETGYYYLSARTRTWGPREPEFVDRQLLAISFDPSGRVSNIERFTLRDGNVVALSRRVTDSNIKGVSFLRQLLGNLGRFRAEDFLD, via the coding sequence ATGCTTCTGGCGCTCGTGCTGTCGATGGCCGCATGCAGCGCCCGGATGCGCAATCACGGCTATACGCCGTCGGATGCGGATCTTGCGCAGATACAGGTGGGCGTGGACACCCGCGAAAGCGTGATCGAGGCGGTGGGGTCTCCCGCCGGCTACGGCGTGCTGCGTGAAACCGGCTACTACTACCTGTCGGCGCGCACCCGCACATGGGGCCCGCGCGAGCCCGAATTCGTCGATCGCCAGCTTCTGGCGATCTCCTTCGATCCGAGCGGACGGGTGAGCAACATCGAGCGCTTCACCCTGCGCGACGGCAACGTGGTGGCGCTCTCGCGGCGCGTGACCGACAGCAACATCAAGGGCGTGAGCTTCCTGCGCCAGCTGCTCGGCAACCTCGGCCGCTTCCGCGCCGAAGACTTCCTCGACTGA
- a CDS encoding DUF177 domain-containing protein has translation MAEGRGAGVIRLSDLGTGQPTAFERVPDAGELDRIGTALGLLALRKLRFAGTLTPVGKQDWRLDGALGATVVQSCVVTLEPVTTRIEEKVVRRYLADFTFPDEDEAEMPEDDEAEPLPANVDLDEVMQEALALALPAFPRAEGVELGEAVFTEPGAEPMTEEKVKPFAGLAELKKRMEE, from the coding sequence ATGGCAGAGGGACGCGGGGCCGGGGTGATCCGGCTTTCGGATCTGGGCACGGGGCAGCCGACCGCCTTCGAGCGGGTGCCCGATGCAGGGGAGCTGGACCGGATCGGCACGGCGCTGGGCCTGCTGGCGCTGCGCAAGCTGCGCTTTGCCGGGACGCTGACGCCGGTGGGCAAGCAGGACTGGCGGCTCGACGGGGCGCTTGGCGCGACCGTGGTGCAGAGCTGCGTGGTGACGCTGGAGCCGGTGACGACGCGGATCGAGGAGAAGGTGGTGCGCCGGTATCTGGCCGATTTCACCTTTCCCGACGAGGATGAGGCGGAAATGCCCGAGGATGACGAGGCCGAGCCGCTGCCGGCCAATGTCGATCTCGACGAGGTGATGCAGGAGGCGCTGGCGCTCGCCCTGCCCGCCTTTCCGCGGGCCGAGGGGGTGGAGCTGGGCGAGGCGGTGTTCACCGAGCCCGGCGCCGAGCCGATGACCGAGGAGAAGGTGAAGCCCTTTGCGGGCCTCGCCGAGCTGAAGAAGCGGATGGAAGAGTAG
- the rpmF gene encoding 50S ribosomal protein L32 yields MAVPQNKITKSRRNMRRSHDALVADNPAECSNCGELKRPHHVCGACGHYADKEVVAAADEIDFDEDAA; encoded by the coding sequence ATGGCTGTCCCACAGAATAAGATCACCAAGTCGCGCCGCAACATGCGTCGTTCGCACGATGCGCTGGTGGCCGACAATCCCGCCGAGTGCTCCAACTGCGGCGAGCTGAAGCGTCCGCACCACGTGTGCGGTGCCTGCGGCCACTATGCCGACAAGGAAGTTGTCGCCGCGGCCGACGAGATCGACTTCGACGAAGACGCTGCTTGA
- the plsX gene encoding phosphate acyltransferase PlsX, with amino-acid sequence MSDAAPSDAPQLPALSGRVVISVDAMGGDAGPAAVVAGIAKSAAKNPDIAFILHGPAAELRPLVEKRRLASRVVIRDATGVVRMDDKPSHVMRHGKDTSMWSTIQAVEKGEASVAVSCGNTGALMAVSMLRLRKIEGVNRPAIACLWPSRNPQGFNIMLDVGADIRADQQDLLQYALMGMSYARNGMGLSRPRVGLLNVGTEEHKGRAELKVAHDLIEDAAAKNDFDFIGFVEGGDIPSDRVDVIVTDGFTGNIALKTGEGTAKLIGQFLREAFKHTPLSRLAALLALTSLKRLNKRIDPRRVNGGVFLGLNGTVVKSHGGADATGVSAAIKLAFTLAQSRFSERLAARLASVGHAGQDAPHNE; translated from the coding sequence ATGAGTGACGCCGCCCCATCCGATGCCCCTCAGCTCCCGGCCCTTTCGGGCCGGGTTGTTATTTCTGTCGATGCGATGGGCGGCGATGCCGGCCCGGCCGCGGTGGTGGCCGGGATCGCGAAGTCTGCTGCCAAGAATCCCGATATTGCCTTTATCCTGCACGGCCCCGCCGCCGAGCTGCGCCCCCTCGTGGAGAAGCGCAGGCTGGCGAGCCGGGTGGTGATCCGCGATGCCACGGGCGTTGTGCGGATGGACGACAAGCCGAGCCATGTGATGCGCCATGGCAAGGACACCTCGATGTGGTCGACCATTCAGGCGGTGGAAAAGGGCGAGGCCTCGGTGGCGGTGAGCTGCGGCAACACTGGCGCCCTGATGGCCGTGTCGATGCTGCGGCTGCGCAAGATCGAGGGCGTGAACCGCCCCGCCATTGCCTGCCTCTGGCCCTCGCGCAACCCTCAGGGCTTCAACATCATGCTCGACGTGGGCGCCGACATTCGGGCCGACCAGCAGGACCTGTTGCAATATGCGCTTATGGGCATGAGCTATGCCCGCAACGGCATGGGCCTGAGCCGGCCGCGGGTGGGCCTGCTGAACGTGGGCACCGAGGAGCACAAGGGCCGCGCCGAGCTGAAGGTGGCCCATGACCTGATCGAGGATGCCGCCGCGAAGAACGACTTCGACTTTATCGGCTTCGTGGAGGGCGGCGACATTCCGAGCGACCGGGTTGACGTGATCGTGACCGACGGGTTCACCGGAAACATCGCCCTGAAGACCGGCGAAGGCACCGCAAAGCTGATCGGTCAGTTCCTGCGCGAGGCCTTCAAGCACACCCCGCTCAGCCGGCTTGCCGCGCTGCTCGCGCTCACCTCGCTGAAGCGTCTCAACAAGCGGATCGACCCACGCCGGGTGAACGGCGGCGTGTTTCTGGGCCTCAACGGCACCGTGGTGAAGAGCCATGGCGGAGCCGATGCCACCGGCGTTTCGGCGGCGATAAAACTGGCCTTCACCCTGGCCCAGAGCCGCTTCAGCGAGCGTCTGGCCGCCCGCCTTGCAAGTGTGGGCCACGCGGGGCAGGATGCGCCGCATAACGAATGA
- a CDS encoding beta-ketoacyl-ACP synthase III — protein MVVRAVVRGVGHYLPERVVPNAWFEERLDTTNEWIVSRSGIERRHFAAPGETTSQMAAEAARAALKQAGLEPADIDAIVVATSSPDFTFPSAATMVQAELGMQHGFAFDIQAVCAGFVFALSNAQGLILGGQAKRVLVIGAETFSRLLDMEDRATAVLFGDGAGALVLEAAEGEGTVADRGILSTDLNSDGRYRELLYVDGGVSTTRTTGFLRMEGKEVFRHAVEKLAATAHTAVEKAGLTDADVDWLVPHQANLRIITATARKMGLSMDKVVVTVQDHGNTSAASIPLALSVGVAEGKIQPGQIVVCEAIGGGLAWGSVVLRW, from the coding sequence ATGGTGGTTCGGGCCGTTGTAAGGGGCGTCGGGCATTATCTGCCCGAGCGGGTGGTGCCGAATGCCTGGTTTGAAGAGCGCTTGGATACGACGAACGAGTGGATCGTGTCGCGGTCCGGCATCGAGCGCCGTCATTTTGCCGCGCCGGGAGAGACCACCAGCCAGATGGCCGCAGAGGCCGCGAGGGCCGCGCTGAAGCAGGCCGGGCTGGAGCCGGCGGACATAGATGCCATCGTGGTGGCGACCTCCTCGCCCGATTTCACCTTTCCCTCCGCCGCGACCATGGTGCAGGCCGAACTGGGCATGCAGCACGGCTTTGCCTTCGACATCCAGGCGGTCTGCGCGGGATTCGTCTTTGCGCTTTCCAACGCGCAGGGGCTCATTCTGGGCGGACAGGCCAAGCGGGTGCTGGTGATCGGGGCCGAGACCTTCTCGCGGCTGCTCGACATGGAAGACCGCGCGACGGCGGTGCTGTTTGGCGATGGCGCGGGCGCGCTGGTGCTGGAGGCCGCCGAGGGCGAGGGCACGGTTGCGGACCGGGGGATTCTGTCGACAGATCTCAACAGCGACGGGCGTTATCGCGAGCTGCTCTACGTGGATGGCGGGGTGTCGACCACGCGGACCACGGGCTTTTTGCGGATGGAAGGCAAGGAAGTGTTCCGCCATGCGGTCGAGAAGCTGGCGGCCACCGCGCATACCGCGGTGGAGAAGGCCGGGCTCACCGATGCCGATGTGGACTGGCTGGTGCCCCATCAGGCCAACCTGCGGATCATCACGGCCACCGCCCGCAAGATGGGCCTGTCGATGGACAAGGTGGTTGTGACGGTGCAGGACCACGGCAATACCTCTGCCGCCTCGATCCCGCTGGCGCTGTCGGTCGGGGTTGCGGAGGGCAAGATCCAGCCCGGGCAGATCGTGGTCTGCGAGGCGATCGGCGGCGGGCTGGCCTGGGGCTCGGTGGTGCTGCGCTGGTAG
- the ihfA gene encoding integration host factor subunit alpha, translated as MAGKTLTRMDLSEAVFREVGLSRNESAQLVETVLAHMSDALVKGESVKISSFGTFSVRDKAARVGRNPKTGQEVPISPRRVLTFRPSHLMKDRVADGNRK; from the coding sequence ATGGCCGGCAAGACGTTGACGCGGATGGATCTGAGCGAAGCGGTGTTTCGTGAGGTGGGCCTCAGCCGTAACGAGAGCGCCCAGCTCGTGGAAACGGTTCTGGCCCATATGTCGGATGCCCTGGTGAAGGGCGAGAGCGTCAAGATCTCGTCCTTTGGCACGTTTTCGGTGCGCGACAAGGCGGCCCGCGTGGGGCGCAACCCCAAGACCGGGCAGGAAGTGCCGATCAGCCCGCGCCGGGTGCTGACCTTCCGCCCCAGCCATCTGATGAAAGACCGGGTTGCGGACGGAAACCGCAAGTAA
- a CDS encoding MerR family transcriptional regulator — protein sequence MGKAPDAFRTISEVADWLGVQTHVLRFWESKFTQVKPLKRAGGRRYYRPADMELLGGIRKLLHEDGLTIKGAQKFLRENGVKAVADLSPPVDGEEAVASAPAVEAAVEPVAEVAPEVKSAVVDITGEAPAPAAEPEPEGYFDAVDVSGEVPAPAAEVHILRDGPEAAVDMTGEAPAPAVEVETAEDAVEAVENLFADDSEPDEPESAAGESAPPAEEDEALGLPSFIRKPMSGRETTVPPVTPGPLPLTGAEMVDEADAEAEPEPEDHRFAGVGAAEMPDRAPAPQEEEASEPVAFVPPAPPAPQAPAPDESAAEATPQEALDGDQLRPLYDRLRALRARMG from the coding sequence ATGGGAAAAGCGCCTGACGCCTTTCGCACCATCTCCGAAGTGGCCGACTGGCTTGGCGTTCAGACCCATGTTCTGCGCTTTTGGGAAAGCAAGTTTACCCAAGTGAAGCCGCTGAAGCGGGCTGGCGGGCGGCGGTATTACCGGCCTGCCGACATGGAGCTGCTGGGCGGGATCCGCAAGCTGCTGCATGAGGACGGGCTGACCATCAAGGGCGCACAGAAGTTTTTGCGGGAGAACGGGGTGAAGGCCGTGGCCGACCTGTCGCCGCCGGTGGATGGCGAGGAGGCGGTGGCGTCTGCGCCTGCGGTGGAGGCAGCGGTTGAACCCGTGGCCGAGGTGGCGCCGGAGGTGAAGTCGGCGGTGGTGGACATCACCGGCGAGGCGCCTGCGCCTGCGGCGGAGCCGGAGCCGGAGGGCTATTTTGACGCGGTGGATGTGAGCGGCGAGGTGCCTGCACCTGCTGCGGAGGTGCATATTCTGCGCGACGGGCCGGAGGCTGCGGTGGACATGACGGGCGAGGCCCCTGCCCCGGCTGTGGAGGTCGAGACGGCGGAGGATGCGGTTGAGGCGGTGGAGAATCTCTTTGCCGATGACTCCGAGCCAGACGAACCCGAGAGTGCGGCCGGGGAATCAGCGCCGCCGGCGGAGGAGGATGAGGCTCTGGGCCTGCCGAGTTTCATTCGCAAGCCGATGTCGGGGCGGGAAACCACGGTTCCGCCGGTGACGCCGGGGCCCTTGCCGCTAACCGGGGCGGAAATGGTGGATGAGGCGGACGCGGAAGCCGAGCCGGAGCCGGAAGATCACAGGTTTGCGGGTGTGGGCGCGGCGGAGATGCCTGACCGTGCCCCTGCGCCGCAGGAGGAGGAGGCCAGCGAGCCGGTGGCCTTCGTGCCCCCTGCTCCGCCTGCCCCGCAAGCGCCCGCGCCTGACGAGAGCGCCGCTGAGGCGACGCCGCAGGAGGCGCTGGACGGCGACCAGCTTCGCCCGCTTTACGACCGCTTGCGGGCCTTGCGGGCGCGGATGGGCTGA
- a CDS encoding 2'-deoxycytidine 5'-triphosphate deaminase produces the protein MNEPLGVLPGQAIAAMIARGALRGTPEVTSAQIQPASLDLRLGTVAYRVRASFLPGKGASVAERLAEFGMHEVSLEQGAVLEKGCVYLVPLMESLSLEAGLTAVANAKSSTGRLDLLTRLVTDEGVEFDRVPAGYEGPLYAEICPRSFSVLVRPGMRLNQLRFRRGQAVLDDAALRALHGEVPLVDGGAAVISEGLGFSVDLRPGPGGLVGYRAKPHTGIIDLDRIGEYPAAEFWERIETDEGRIILDPGAFYILVSREAVTIPPMYAAEMAPYLALVGEFRVHYAGFFDPGFGHAEAGGAGSRGVLEVRCHEAPFVLEHGQVVGRLVYEHMAERPERLYGAEIASNYQGQGLKLSKHFRV, from the coding sequence ATGAACGAGCCCTTGGGTGTGCTGCCCGGACAGGCGATTGCGGCGATGATTGCGCGGGGGGCCCTGCGGGGTACGCCCGAGGTGACCTCTGCCCAGATCCAGCCCGCGAGCCTTGATTTGCGTTTGGGAACCGTGGCTTACCGGGTCCGTGCCTCGTTTTTGCCGGGCAAGGGCGCGAGTGTGGCGGAGCGGCTTGCAGAGTTCGGGATGCATGAGGTTTCGCTGGAGCAGGGCGCGGTTCTGGAGAAGGGCTGCGTGTATTTGGTGCCGCTGATGGAGAGCCTGAGCCTTGAGGCGGGGCTGACGGCGGTGGCCAACGCCAAGAGTTCGACCGGGCGGCTGGACCTGCTGACGCGGCTTGTCACCGACGAGGGCGTGGAGTTTGACCGGGTGCCGGCGGGCTACGAGGGGCCGCTTTATGCCGAGATCTGCCCGCGCAGCTTTTCGGTGCTGGTGCGGCCGGGGATGCGGCTGAACCAGCTGCGGTTTCGCCGGGGCCAGGCGGTGCTGGATGACGCGGCGCTGCGGGCGCTGCACGGCGAGGTGCCGCTGGTGGATGGCGGCGCGGCGGTGATTTCGGAGGGGCTGGGGTTTTCGGTCGATCTGCGGCCCGGGCCGGGCGGGCTGGTGGGCTATCGCGCCAAGCCGCACACCGGGATCATCGACCTTGACCGGATCGGGGAATATCCGGCGGCGGAGTTCTGGGAGCGGATCGAGACCGATGAGGGGCGGATCATCCTCGATCCCGGGGCGTTTTACATCCTTGTCAGCCGCGAGGCGGTGACGATTCCGCCGATGTATGCAGCCGAGATGGCGCCCTATCTGGCGCTGGTGGGCGAATTTCGGGTGCATTACGCGGGGTTCTTCGACCCCGGATTCGGCCATGCCGAGGCGGGCGGTGCCGGGAGCCGGGGGGTGCTGGAGGTGCGCTGCCACGAGGCGCCTTTCGTGCTGGAGCACGGGCAGGTTGTGGGGCGGCTGGTGTATGAGCACATGGCCGAGCGGCCCGAGCGGCTCTATGGTGCCGAGATTGCCTCGAATTATCAGGGCCAGGGGCTGAAGCTGTCGAAGCATTTCCGCGTCTAG